The Leishmania mexicana MHOM/GT/2001/U1103 complete genome, chromosome 25 genome contains the following window.
CTATGCCTTCTGCTTGTTTACCTTGCGAGGGGGGATACGCCGGTACAGCAACAAAACTCATccacagagaaagagagagggagagagagccaaGCAGGCGTGTATGCGTCCACTtgaccacacacgcacacacataaagAAGGCGAGGGAGCAATGCATGTGCACATAAGCGCAAGCAGAAGCACCCGATGCTCTTCTCACGCATCTAgtaccaccgccagcgcTCCAGGCGGTTGTACTTGTGGATGAACTCCTTCGTGTACACCTGGGCCGGGTAGTAATTCTTCTCCTGGTAGTGCGAGTACTGCGGCATGTACGCAGCGTGGTAGAGGTAGACACAGATGGCCATGGGTGAGAAACCTAGGAAGAACACCGGCACAAACGTGTCGCTCATCGTCCATTGATGCGGCGGGTTGAACCAACGACCCGAGTGAGGAGGGGCGAAAAGGTTCGACGTGGCATGGCCACGAGATATGCAagtgcggcgcagcatggcggctgtgtgtgtgtgtgtacggcGACACCGAGAGAAACGAACCGAGAAGGGGGCAGATGTGGGTGAGGAGCCAACAAGGGCAAAACGACAGCGGTACTCGGCTGCCGGTACGAGAGAtaagggaggggaggggcggctgcagcacggcctctCCAGCCAGTCCTGCAAACACGTCTTTCGTCACTCAGCCTCGACTCTCTTCCGCTGCTTACACCTCAGAAGCGTCCGGCGAgcctacccctccccctggaCAGGATCCCAAAGCCGGAGAGGGGGTGCCTTTCGTGTCAGAAAAGTGGGCTGAAATCCACTAGACTGCCAGGGCCTTGCTACTCTCACGCCGACGCACACAGAAGCCTCCCAAgagacgagcacgcacagtGGTCTGTGGCCgagtgagagagacggcAAGGCAGGGACATGTAAGCCACGTCGCACAGATGTGTGCTTACATCTTTTGTTTCTCAGTTGCCCAGAAAACGGCGCAACAACGCAGCGGTGACGTCGACACAGCACCACATGCATCCATAATAACAGAAGACGGCGAGCACATCTCCAGGCATTGCAACGACAACAAGCAAAGAAAACacaaaagaagaaagaggcGAGGAAAAacggggtggaggaggagagagaacgacCATCCAGACGACGCACGACGAGCAGCGTccagaagggggagggggagaaggcagACAGAAATACAGGCACCAGAGGGCAcggtcttttttttctgctttgTAGCGTGTTGATTGCCATACAGCATGTGCCCAACTCTACGCTACCCCGACAGACCACAGGCCCCATCCGCGCTGTTCAAAGCAGCCGTAGGCACGCATTACAGCACTGCGCTGACCCATCCATTTGAGCACGGCCTCGGCCCCACACtcgacccacccacccgctgagcaggtcgcctcacagccgctccacctctCCTGCCGGTTGCCGCCTGGTGCATCTCCCTCGAGATGGCTGAGGCTCCCCCACCAGCAGGCACCGAGGACCGGGTGGGCTGCACTCGAGTTACGTTGGCACTCCGACCATCATGTGGGTGGCGCAGGCCTGTTTATTGTCGCAGCTCTCTCCGACGCAGCACCATCCAGGACCCGACCGCTGACATGAGCAGCGGgtacatcgctctgacctccccacgtcgtaggtgcTTGACCATGTCAGTACTGGAAGTGGTCAGGCGTTGGAGGGAGCAAGATGCCTGCTTGACACCCCCCCCACAGAGTGGGTGTACCGGGCCCTCGGACACCACTCTCTCAGGTGTGCCCCTACCCCGTCGTCAGGaggcggggtgggggcgcGAAGTGAGACaaagagcagcagagaaTGTCATCGATTCAGGCAAGCGTGCTCTCTGGCGATCGTGCGTGAGCGCGGCACACTACGGCGAGATGTCGGTACAGTTCGTCCGCTTTCCCATCTCGCAAAAGAGGAAAGTTGTTCATGTGCGCACATCGGTGAGTATCGTGGGTAGCAATACCGGAAACAtggtgcgtgtatgtgtatcGCCATcaaggcacacgcgcaaatATCCGTACGCCTCGATTTGCTGTCGAGGCAGGAAGTGGCATACAGTGAAAGCtagaaaaggaaaaagacgTGTCTGTATGGCCCACTGCGCTCTCTTAGCTTCAGTGCATAGGTGTTGCGACGGAAGAAAGGGTGTGCCGTCAGCTTGGCAGGATTAACGCACAGACGTACGGAAAAGGGACGCCACCGCGAAAGCAACGAgtgccacacgcacccagATACACAGCTAACAGACCCGCTCACATGCACAACCGCCGCACAGGCATCCTCAAAAGGAAAAACCGCGCAAGGCAAGTAAAACAAGCTAAAAAAGGGGGACGGAGAACGGAGACGAGCGACGACGATACCAGACAACGAGGAACCTCGCTCCGGTAACACCCTTCCGCAGCAGCAATCAACTAACGCAGCCGTCGTGCAACGACGGCGCACACCGTCAAACTCACCAGTCGAGACACTCTCGCACGACACAACACagcagaaaaggagagaagcgggagcgaaaaaaaaagccaATAAGGAAAATGAAAGAGCATCGAGCATCAGAAGCGCTTCAGCCAAagcgacgcacacgcgtacaggagcacacacacacacagagagaggagagcacaggcacacaccgAGATACAAAGGAAAGACGGAAACataaaaagaaaaacaaagagtTGGAggtatgtatgtatgtgtgtgtgtgtgcgtgtgcgtgcgtatcTTCCGGGGTTTCTCActctcccacacacgcacaaacacacacacatacatacacatacaagCGCAGCAGACACGCAAAACGGCTGCGGTGCACTGGGAAAGATAGCCATACAAAGGTGAAAGAACAAGAGAAAAACACCAGGACGTCAGCGTAGATTACGACCACCGTGGTAGATTATGTGACAACGACGCCGAATACGTGAGTGGCCTCCAtctgcacacacatacacacacagcacacaaacTCCGTCCCCCTTTGCGAGCCTTCCACTTGGTGCGCTATCATTCCTAACCCTGTGCCCTCCCAACCACCCcaaccccctctcccctctcgcgccgtctgcgcgcttttcctccttttttttcgtcgtcCTGCATGACGCCTCACACGCATGTGTGCATAAGCTCATCATTATCGCATCCCATATATGAGGTCCATGGTGAGCACGGAGGCGACtcgagggaaggggagaggctCAGCTGCATTCAAAAGGTACACCCGCGGAAAACGACCGACAGACTCGACAGCGTTAGTGGACAACATGCAGCAAGAGCTCATCGTCAGCGCCACGTATACATATATGGGCGGtttgggtgggtgggggtgtcTCTGTACTAGTGAACGTCGAGGTGATATAGGAAGGGGGCCAGAAAGAGGGCGCACACCAGCGATACTGTGCTCTCTCACTTATGCTGCTGGTTGGAGAACTGCTGCAATGCACCCCACATGTTGTCCATGTTACCCACGCTGCTCGAGCAGTCGACAGTCCTCGTTGTGGTATTTAACGGTGACTGGTCCCACGTATCGGACAGCTGCGGACCTGGTGCAGATGTCTGGGCCCAAGTGCcaggctgaggctgctgctgaaacTTACCCCAAGAGttcgacggctgctgctgaggctgcCCCCACGAGTTGCctgtggaggcggtggtggattGTCCCCAAGGGGTgacctgctgctgttgcggcagcggcatggactgttgcggtggcaccatggactgctgcggtggcaccATGGACTGTTGCGGTGGCACCATGgactgctgcggtggcaccATGGACTGTTGCGGTGGCACCATGGACTGTTGCGGTGGCACCATGGGCTGTTGCGGTGGTACCATGGACTGTTGCGGTGGCACCATGGGCTGTTGCAGTGGCACCATGGACTGTTGCGGTGGCACCATGGACTGTTGCGGTGGCACCATGGACTGTTGCGGTGGCACCATGGACTGTTGCGGTGGCACCATGGACTGTTGCGGTGGCACCATGGACTGTTGCGGTGGCACCATGGACTGTTGCGGTGGCACCATGgactgctgcggtggcaccATGGACTGTTGCGGTGGCACCATGGACTGTTGCGGTGGCACCATGGACTGTTGCGGTGGCACCATGGACTGTTGCGGCCATTGCTGTGGTGCACCCCAAGCGTCGTTGACAGCCTGTGGCTGTCCCCATTGGTTCTGAACGCAGGTCGGTGGTTGTTGGGTCTGGCCCCACGTGTTCTGCTGTGGCGCAAGTCCGGCGCGGGAGTCGAGGAAGGAATCGAAGGGGTCCGCTGACGAGGCAggggcggcgacagcaggctgggggaagaggggaggtgCGAAGAGTTCTTCCAGCGCATTCGTCGCGGGCGGATTGGGCGAGGGGGGCTTTAGTGGCGTGCTGGATGGCTTGTCCGAGTTCAGTGTCGGCAACGCTACACCCTCGCGCCGCGCccgttcctcctcctcctgctggAGTCGCATGGCGAGTCtctcgtcgtcctccgcgGTCAACTTCTGGCGGTCAGCCTCGTTCTGGCGCTGGCGGACTTTAGTTGCGTACATCTCCTCCAGTTGCTCGGCCGAaatgccgctgcggcgctctTCGTCACGCTGCAagcgcagcgccatctcCATGTCGAACCGttcctgctcctccttggTGCGCGGGCGCTGCGGAACCGTTCCAGGGAGCGGCGAGGAGCGGTAGGAGTCATAGGCCTGGCGGGAGCCCTTGCCAGAGCCGCGGTATCGTTCACGATCTTGGCTGCCGCCATACCCACCACCGTAAAagccgccgtggccgccagctccgctgttcgggccgccgccatcgctaGCGTTGTGGGCGAGCTTCTCCTTGATCTGCGCGGCTACCAtgcgctcctcgcgcagctgcaggccaTCACTGAGAAGGTCCGCAACCTTCTTTGCCCGCTCCCGCACTGACACGCCGTGATCAACACCCTTGGGGTTAGTGTAGTAGAAGCTGGTGGAAATGGTGCGCATGAGGGGCACCAAGGCGCAGATCTCCGGCAGGAAACGGTCTTCGACGTTCCGGGCGAGATAGTCGATGACGAGCAGCGACTTGTAGCACGGGCGCCAGGACTTGTCGCGGTTGttgaggcggctgcgcagtTCGTTCAAGATTTCGGGGCCGCCCCGGGGGTAGGCGTTGCATACGGCATCCATCTGCGGCCCCGTCGGCCCCCATTTTTCATCGTTGGTCGCCTCGTGCACAATCGTGACGTACTCGC
Protein-coding sequences here:
- a CDS encoding putative epsin, translated to MNFTQQLWSVKEWGRVMATRSEYVTIVHEATNDEKWGPTGPQMDAVCNAYPRGGPEILNELRSRLNNRDKSWRPCYKSLLVIDYLARNVEDRFLPEICALVPLMRTISTSFYYTNPKGVDHGVSVRERAKKVADLLSDGLQLREERMVAAQIKEKLAHNASDGGGPNSGAGGHGGFYGGGYGGSQDRERYRGSGKGSRQAYDSYRSSPLPGTVPQRPRTKEEQERFDMEMALRLQRDEERRSGISAEQLEEMYATKVRQRQNEADRQKLTAEDDERLAMRLQQEEEERARREGVALPTLNSDKPSSTPLKPPSPNPPATNALEELFAPPLFPQPAVAAPASSADPFDSFLDSRAGLAPQQNTWGQTQQPPTCVQNQWGQPQAVNDAWGAPQQWPQQSMVPPQQSMVPPQQSMVPPQQSMVPPQQSMVPPQQSMVPPQQSMVPPQQSMVPPQQSMVPPQQSMVPPQQSMVPPQQSMVPLQQPMVPPQQSMVPPQQPMVPPQQSMVPPQQSMVPPQQSMVPPQQSMVPPQQSMVPPQQSMPLPQQQQVTPWGQSTTASTGNSWGQPQQQPSNSWGKFQQQPQPGTWAQTSAPGPQLSDTWDQSPLNTTTRTVDCSSSVGNMDNMWGALQQFSNQQHK